In Paenibacillus sp. BIC5C1, a genomic segment contains:
- a CDS encoding Na+/H+ antiporter, giving the protein MELFIAVLVLLVLIGLSNILNRFVPFIPVPLIQIVLGVAIALLPAGVHLPLNPELFFVLFIAPLLYNDGKRTPRHELWNLRAPILLLALGLVFVTVVVAGYAIHWLIPTIPLPAAFALAAILSPTDAVAVGAMAGRVHLPKSIHRLLEGEALMNDASGLVAFKFAIAATVTGVFSLAQASFSFILIAIGGLLIGALLSFLLIRLGVWIRRLGMEDVTIHMLLQILTPFVIYLVSEEVGVSGILAVVAGGIIHAIERDRTESVQLKMQVVSASTWSVILFILNGLVFVILGVQIPDVLSTIFENVSFDNLQVLGYVGLISVLLLVLRFVWIYLFWKGNENSGEELSSGKPRLKEITIITLSGVRGAVTLAGAFSIPYVLQDGSPFPERDLIIFLAAGVILFTLIAASVFLPILAKNEEKAEEGTPQTTERKAQGIMLNAAIRAVKSEMNDENKAAALAVVSDLSKYIRQAAGELTAGKRKDILKQETAINLIGTRAERKEIENMMDENVIASEAAFKCNSWLDRKEMMLANRTNTQMMFSLSEIGRVFGHVFTNRSKKPDQPFMLENADLFRQVKMRTSEAAIKAIRAHMNDSNRIVALSVISRYERVIAKLRTWNQGKTEDPFDQEKLELQMVAIQEQRNTIQQLYENGEINRDVAAKLRRFINDVEATALKNT; this is encoded by the coding sequence ATGGAACTATTTATCGCCGTGCTTGTTTTGCTGGTACTGATCGGTTTATCGAATATTTTGAACCGGTTTGTACCCTTTATCCCCGTTCCGTTGATTCAGATTGTTCTCGGTGTAGCCATTGCATTATTACCTGCGGGTGTACATCTGCCACTGAATCCGGAATTATTTTTCGTGCTCTTTATCGCTCCGTTGTTGTACAACGACGGTAAGCGAACACCGAGGCACGAGCTGTGGAATTTAAGAGCGCCCATCCTTTTGTTAGCTCTGGGCCTTGTATTTGTCACGGTTGTTGTGGCTGGATACGCTATTCATTGGCTCATTCCAACTATCCCGCTTCCTGCGGCTTTTGCACTTGCGGCAATTTTGTCCCCCACAGATGCTGTGGCTGTAGGTGCCATGGCAGGACGGGTGCATTTACCCAAGAGCATACATAGGCTTCTTGAGGGAGAAGCATTGATGAATGATGCATCCGGTCTGGTTGCATTCAAGTTTGCGATTGCCGCAACGGTTACAGGGGTATTTTCCCTTGCCCAGGCGTCGTTTAGTTTTATACTTATCGCCATTGGCGGGTTGTTGATCGGTGCCTTGTTATCGTTCCTGTTGATCCGATTGGGTGTCTGGATTCGCCGTTTGGGTATGGAAGATGTCACCATTCATATGTTATTGCAAATTTTAACTCCCTTCGTCATTTATCTAGTAAGTGAAGAGGTAGGTGTTTCCGGCATTCTTGCGGTCGTCGCCGGCGGCATCATTCATGCTATTGAGCGTGACCGGACCGAGTCTGTGCAACTGAAGATGCAGGTGGTATCTGCCAGTACCTGGTCTGTCATTTTATTTATTTTGAACGGATTAGTCTTTGTCATTCTGGGGGTACAGATCCCGGATGTGCTGAGTACTATCTTCGAGAATGTCTCGTTTGATAACCTTCAAGTGCTTGGCTATGTGGGCCTCATTTCAGTGCTATTGTTGGTGCTTCGTTTTGTCTGGATCTATCTGTTCTGGAAAGGGAATGAAAATTCAGGTGAGGAATTGTCGAGCGGTAAGCCCCGGCTGAAAGAAATTACGATTATTACTCTTTCGGGTGTGAGAGGGGCTGTAACACTGGCAGGGGCATTCTCCATTCCTTATGTTCTTCAGGACGGGTCTCCTTTTCCTGAAAGGGATCTGATTATATTCTTGGCGGCAGGTGTGATTCTGTTCACTCTGATTGCTGCAAGTGTGTTCCTTCCTATTCTTGCGAAGAACGAAGAAAAAGCGGAGGAGGGCACACCGCAAACGACGGAACGAAAAGCACAGGGCATTATGCTGAATGCTGCCATTCGTGCAGTGAAGTCGGAAATGAATGATGAGAACAAAGCTGCTGCACTTGCGGTTGTTTCCGATCTGTCGAAATACATCAGGCAGGCGGCCGGCGAGCTTACTGCCGGTAAGCGCAAGGATATTTTGAAACAGGAAACAGCAATTAATCTCATCGGTACACGAGCTGAACGCAAGGAAATTGAGAATATGATGGATGAAAATGTAATTGCTTCGGAAGCCGCCTTTAAATGTAACAGCTGGCTGGATCGTAAGGAAATGATGCTTGCGAATCGTACAAATACCCAGATGATGTTCTCGCTCAGTGAAATCGGACGAGTGTTTGGACATGTGTTTACAAATCGTTCTAAGAAGCCGGATCAGCCATTTATGCTTGAAAATGCGGATCTGTTCCGTCAAGTGAAGATGCGTACCTCTGAAGCAGCGATTAAGGCGATTCGTGCTCATATGAACGATAGTAACCGGATTGTCGCTTTGTCGGTTATCTCCAGATATGAACGGGTTATTGCCAAATTGCGGACCTGGAATCAGGGCAAAACCGAAGACCCATTTGATCAGGAAAAGCTGGAGTTGCAAATGGTGGCGATTCAGGAACAGCGAAATACCATACAGCAGTTATACGAAAATGGTGAAATCAACCGTGATGTGGCTGCTAAACTTCGTCGATTCATCAATGATGTGGAAGCTACTGCGTTGAAAAACACTTAA
- a CDS encoding YwbE family protein encodes MNGQQRVNIKPGLEVDIVLKQDQPTGKLTRGIVKDLLTKSPTHPHGIKVRLTSGQVGRVKQVVTGASE; translated from the coding sequence ATGAACGGACAACAACGAGTAAATATCAAACCGGGTCTTGAAGTGGATATCGTGCTCAAGCAGGATCAGCCTACAGGCAAACTGACACGCGGCATCGTGAAGGATTTGTTGACCAAATCGCCTACACACCCGCATGGGATTAAAGTGCGTTTGACCAGTGGACAGGTAGGTCGTGTCAAACAAGTCGTTACAGGAGCCTCGGAATGA
- a CDS encoding response regulator transcription factor, with amino-acid sequence MRNLLIVDDEVYALQAMVEGVDWSQAGVDQVFSAGDAEEARTVMKAHPIDIMICDIEMPGETGLDLQSWVLKHDPGMLTIFLTGHALFDYAQTAIKLNSFDYVLKPAPADQLLKVVSQAMDKIKDGEQRSRTNEVYETVYKRWQTHKPLLTERFWKDAISQRVTLTQQKLQELAEVYGAEIDPQVRVLPIVISVEEWVRDFDLRDEEVLEYALRNAAKEMLLGDKPGEVFQDHSGLNIVLAYEQDGIIPTASEMEQGCQSYIQECSTYFYCRLSCYVGVPVAVTDLQGMLNELMDMERRNINELEGVFIYDEVGRDTEDRFLPIPWFSELSILFETGKFDDLRERVDEIFELLAAQERLSPEILRLYYHAMLHVIYPLLHQKNVSVRSLYPGEREPEENVVTRSLPQLKQWTLDLISRAIPVLYPDDHSPMTIVDQLCIYIENHIGEELMREELASFAGFNPAYLSRLFRKEKGMSLSEFILQRRVAKAKTLLSQSTVKVTDIAGKVGYYNYSHFTKMFKKCTGITPQEFRKQSRTVQI; translated from the coding sequence ATGCGGAACCTGTTAATCGTGGATGATGAAGTATACGCACTGCAAGCGATGGTGGAAGGGGTAGACTGGAGCCAGGCTGGAGTTGACCAGGTATTCAGTGCTGGTGATGCAGAAGAGGCAAGAACGGTGATGAAAGCCCATCCCATCGATATTATGATCTGTGATATTGAGATGCCGGGTGAAACGGGACTGGATCTGCAGAGCTGGGTGTTAAAGCATGATCCCGGCATGCTGACGATTTTTCTTACAGGTCATGCCCTGTTCGATTATGCCCAAACGGCAATCAAGCTGAACAGCTTCGATTATGTACTGAAGCCTGCTCCCGCAGACCAGCTGCTCAAGGTTGTGAGCCAGGCAATGGACAAAATCAAAGATGGCGAGCAGCGTTCCCGCACGAATGAAGTATATGAGACCGTGTATAAACGCTGGCAAACACATAAACCGCTGTTAACCGAGCGTTTCTGGAAAGACGCCATCTCACAGCGTGTAACCTTAACCCAGCAAAAGCTTCAGGAGCTGGCCGAGGTATATGGAGCCGAGATTGATCCACAAGTGCGCGTGTTGCCCATTGTCATATCCGTCGAAGAATGGGTGCGAGATTTCGATCTGCGTGATGAGGAGGTGCTGGAATATGCGCTCCGCAATGCTGCCAAGGAAATGCTGCTGGGTGACAAACCTGGGGAAGTGTTTCAGGACCATAGTGGGCTAAATATTGTGCTTGCATACGAACAGGACGGTATCATACCTACGGCGAGTGAGATGGAACAAGGATGTCAGAGTTATATCCAGGAGTGCAGCACCTACTTTTATTGCCGGTTGTCCTGTTACGTCGGAGTTCCGGTTGCTGTTACAGATTTACAGGGGATGCTGAATGAGCTGATGGACATGGAGCGTCGCAACATCAACGAGCTTGAGGGGGTCTTCATCTATGACGAGGTGGGCCGAGATACGGAGGATCGCTTTCTGCCAATACCGTGGTTTTCCGAGCTGTCCATCCTGTTCGAAACGGGAAAGTTTGACGACCTGCGCGAGCGTGTGGATGAAATCTTTGAATTACTGGCTGCACAGGAGCGTTTGTCACCCGAAATTTTGCGTTTGTATTATCATGCGATGCTGCATGTAATCTATCCGTTGCTTCATCAGAAAAATGTATCTGTACGCAGCCTGTATCCCGGAGAACGGGAGCCGGAAGAAAACGTTGTAACACGTTCGTTGCCCCAGCTGAAGCAGTGGACATTAGACCTGATCAGCCGTGCCATCCCGGTATTGTACCCGGACGATCACAGTCCAATGACGATTGTGGACCAGTTATGCATTTACATTGAAAATCATATTGGTGAAGAGCTGATGCGAGAAGAACTTGCATCCTTTGCCGGATTTAATCCGGCCTATCTATCCCGCTTGTTTCGTAAAGAAAAGGGCATGTCGCTTTCCGAATTCATTCTCCAGCGCAGAGTAGCCAAAGCGAAGACCTTATTGTCCCAGTCTACCGTGAAGGTGACGGATATCGCAGGCAAGGTCGGATATTACAATTACTCTCATTTTACGAAAATGTTCAAAAAGTGCACGGGCATTACCCCACAGGAGTTTCGCAAACAGTCGCGAACGGTACAGATTTGA
- a CDS encoding HlyD family efflux transporter periplasmic adaptor subunit, translating to MNSRAILINIIVILVILGAGAAGIYYYNQSTSYVKTDNALVTGQPISVASAVGGELRSWKGKVGTTFNAGDTVATVTAAGKSTSVTMPVDGTIVQQTAVENSLVSAGSPLARAYDFNNLYVTANVDETAIDKIKAGQIVDVYIDAFPDTTLTGKVDQIGLATASSFSLLPSSNTNANYTKVTQVIPIIITIEGYKGLGVVPGMSATVRVHI from the coding sequence ATGAATTCACGTGCCATTTTGATCAATATCATTGTTATACTGGTGATTTTGGGAGCCGGAGCGGCCGGAATCTACTATTACAACCAATCCACCAGCTACGTTAAAACTGACAATGCACTTGTTACCGGGCAGCCTATCTCCGTAGCTTCCGCAGTAGGCGGTGAACTTCGATCCTGGAAAGGCAAGGTAGGTACAACATTTAATGCGGGGGATACTGTAGCCACCGTAACCGCTGCGGGAAAATCAACCTCTGTGACGATGCCTGTTGATGGCACCATTGTACAACAGACAGCCGTCGAAAATTCACTAGTATCTGCCGGTTCGCCTCTCGCACGGGCCTATGATTTCAATAACCTTTACGTGACAGCCAATGTGGACGAGACCGCGATTGATAAGATTAAAGCGGGTCAGATCGTCGATGTATATATCGATGCTTTTCCAGACACCACGTTGACAGGCAAGGTAGACCAGATCGGACTTGCCACCGCTTCCTCTTTTTCACTGCTGCCGTCGTCCAATACGAATGCGAATTACACCAAAGTAACACAAGTCATCCCGATTATCATTACAATCGAAGGATATAAAGGACTGGGTGTGGTTCCCGGCATGAGCGCTACCGTGCGCGTTCATATCTAA
- a CDS encoding MarR family transcriptional regulator: MSPDTERNSQLANVDQLLEAFFRYKNKVLDQQQKNETNCKLNPTKSHILGMILREERCMAVDVARQLSLSSGATTIVLNQLESEGLIQRVRSEEDRRIVWLSLTEEGQQLAKTLINNRGRMTWELLQALTEEEQLQMFGMLKKIELKLLEKMKTLEQTHR; the protein is encoded by the coding sequence ATGAGCCCGGATACGGAGCGAAACTCTCAATTGGCAAATGTGGATCAATTGTTGGAGGCCTTCTTCAGATATAAGAATAAAGTATTGGATCAGCAGCAAAAGAATGAAACAAACTGCAAATTGAATCCGACGAAAAGTCATATATTGGGCATGATTTTACGTGAAGAACGCTGTATGGCTGTGGATGTGGCCAGACAACTTAGTTTATCTTCGGGAGCAACTACGATTGTGCTGAACCAACTGGAGAGCGAAGGTCTAATCCAGCGGGTGCGCAGTGAAGAGGACAGAAGAATTGTATGGTTGTCCTTAACGGAAGAAGGGCAGCAGCTTGCAAAAACGTTGATTAATAATCGCGGTCGGATGACGTGGGAACTTTTGCAGGCGCTTACGGAAGAGGAACAACTGCAGATGTTTGGCATGCTGAAGAAGATTGAGTTAAAACTGTTAGAGAAAATGAAAACGTTGGAACAAACGCATCGCTAA
- a CDS encoding DUF4269 domain-containing protein, producing the protein MITTTDVMTHLASGNERQQDAYRVLQSSGLMSILAAYQPYPAGTVPIDIDIPGSDLDLLCEAADLEAFETFVHRQLGGMQGFRCDRGDGRAGQRPYVTCCVNIGNWPIEIFAQSLSVRRQNAYIHMLVEWELLQLWGAAGHREIRKLKLEGWKTEPAFAAVLGLQGDPYEEMLHLAAMSKDELWRWARLRTSFQFE; encoded by the coding sequence ATGATTACAACAACGGATGTAATGACACATCTAGCCTCGGGTAACGAGCGTCAGCAGGATGCATATAGGGTGCTGCAATCCAGTGGATTGATGAGCATATTGGCTGCCTACCAGCCTTATCCGGCTGGAACAGTGCCGATTGATATTGATATTCCCGGAAGTGATCTTGATCTATTATGTGAGGCAGCGGACCTCGAGGCGTTCGAAACCTTCGTGCACCGACAATTGGGCGGTATGCAGGGTTTTCGATGCGACCGGGGAGATGGCCGTGCTGGCCAGCGTCCTTATGTGACCTGTTGTGTGAATATCGGAAACTGGCCTATAGAGATCTTCGCTCAGTCCCTATCAGTACGCAGGCAAAATGCTTATATTCACATGCTGGTAGAGTGGGAATTATTGCAACTCTGGGGTGCAGCAGGACATCGGGAGATTCGCAAACTGAAGCTGGAAGGCTGGAAGACGGAGCCTGCATTCGCTGCGGTCCTGGGACTTCAGGGAGACCCTTATGAGGAAATGCTTCATCTGGCCGCGATGAGCAAGGATGAGCTTTGGCGATGGGCCCGCTTGCGTACGTCTTTTCAGTTCGAATAG
- a CDS encoding DHA2 family efflux MFS transporter permease subunit — protein MDNQVPLGKTIAVLLLGAFIAILNQTLLNVAIPHLMNDFNVSATTVQWLSTAYLLVNGVLIPITAYLIESFGTRKLFVTAMLLFTLGSLICAISPGFTVMLIGRIVQASGAGIIMPLVMNVFLTVFPPEKRGTAMGTMGIAMMFAPAIGPTLSGWIVEHYTWRILFYMVIPLALLDILFAFIWLKNVSKLTSPKFDGFGALFSTIGFGFLLYGFSSAGDKGWTSATVLLTLIIGVLFIVFFVLRETAMKNPLLEFRVFKYDIFTISTLVSATINMALFGGMLLLPIYLQNIRGFSPLQSGLLLLPGALLMGVMSPISGALFDRIGSRPLAIVGLIITAISTFEFSKLTGETPYGHIMMLYTFRSFGMSMLMMSVQTEGLNQLPPHLTSHGTAMSNTVRQVAGSIGTALLITVMATRAGIHLADYSNTVTTTNVALTEQVGILGTQMATAAGMPPEQGSSLALQQLYGIAVQTSTIEGINDAFIVATWISIIGLFLSLFLRRARSRPRKVKPER, from the coding sequence ATGGATAATCAAGTACCTCTTGGAAAAACCATCGCTGTCCTGCTGCTCGGCGCCTTTATCGCCATTCTGAACCAAACTTTGCTCAATGTAGCCATCCCCCATCTGATGAATGACTTTAACGTATCAGCAACGACCGTGCAGTGGCTGTCCACAGCCTATTTGCTGGTGAATGGGGTACTCATTCCGATTACCGCCTACTTGATCGAATCGTTCGGAACCCGCAAATTATTCGTGACTGCGATGCTGTTGTTTACGTTAGGTTCGTTGATCTGTGCCATCAGTCCTGGATTCACGGTCATGCTTATCGGTCGTATCGTACAAGCCAGTGGGGCTGGTATTATTATGCCTTTGGTTATGAACGTGTTTCTGACTGTTTTCCCTCCTGAGAAACGGGGAACTGCCATGGGCACGATGGGCATTGCCATGATGTTTGCTCCGGCCATTGGCCCGACCTTATCTGGATGGATTGTGGAACATTATACATGGCGCATTCTGTTCTATATGGTCATCCCGCTTGCCTTACTGGATATTTTGTTTGCCTTCATTTGGCTCAAGAATGTGTCCAAACTTACATCACCGAAATTTGATGGTTTTGGAGCATTATTCTCCACCATCGGTTTCGGCTTTCTGTTATATGGATTCAGCTCTGCCGGAGATAAAGGCTGGACCAGTGCAACTGTGCTGTTGACACTGATTATCGGAGTACTCTTCATCGTTTTCTTTGTCCTCAGAGAAACGGCCATGAAGAACCCTCTGCTGGAATTTCGTGTATTCAAATACGACATTTTCACTATCTCGACGCTGGTCAGTGCAACGATTAACATGGCACTCTTTGGTGGAATGCTGCTGTTACCGATCTATCTGCAAAATATAAGGGGATTCTCTCCCCTGCAATCCGGCTTGCTGCTGCTGCCTGGTGCATTGCTAATGGGCGTCATGTCTCCCATTTCAGGAGCGCTGTTTGACAGAATCGGCTCTCGCCCCCTCGCCATTGTCGGTTTGATCATTACCGCCATCTCCACCTTCGAGTTTAGCAAGTTGACGGGAGAGACGCCCTATGGTCACATCATGATGCTATATACATTCCGCAGCTTCGGCATGTCCATGCTGATGATGTCTGTACAGACAGAGGGGTTAAACCAATTGCCGCCTCATCTCACCAGTCATGGTACGGCCATGTCCAATACGGTCAGACAGGTCGCAGGTTCAATTGGGACAGCCCTGCTCATCACCGTAATGGCGACACGTGCAGGCATTCATTTGGCGGATTACAGCAACACCGTGACCACAACCAATGTGGCCCTGACGGAACAAGTGGGTATACTCGGCACGCAAATGGCAACTGCGGCTGGAATGCCGCCTGAACAAGGTTCAAGCCTTGCGTTACAGCAGCTATATGGTATCGCTGTTCAGACTTCAACCATTGAAGGCATTAATGATGCTTTCATTGTAGCGACCTGGATTTCGATCATTGGCCTGTTTCTGTCGTTGTTCCTGCGGCGGGCTCGTTCCCGTCCTCGCAAAGTCAAGCCTGAACGCTAA
- a CDS encoding aldo/keto reductase: protein MAEQRTRLGKTDLIVNPIGLGANAVGGHNIYPNMLNDETGKEVVRTALKQGINFLDTAFIYGPEHSERLIGEVLKETGQRQDTIIATKAAHKFVDGKVVFDNSPAFLITSVDEALQRLQTDYIDLFYIHFPDEHTPKDEAVGALKRLKDEGKIRAIGVSNFSIDQLREANRDGDVDVLQSEYNLFKREAEKELLPYTAEHNISFVPYFPLAAGLLGGKYNRDTTFQDGRAKNPLFTGEAFIQNLDKVEQLRSIAQSKDAEVAHLVLAWYLTQPSIDALIPGAKKPEQVINNLKTLDVELTAEEIAVIDQIFR from the coding sequence ATGGCAGAACAACGTACTCGTTTGGGTAAAACTGATCTGATTGTTAACCCGATTGGATTGGGGGCAAATGCAGTAGGAGGGCATAACATCTATCCGAATATGCTAAATGATGAGACAGGCAAAGAGGTCGTTCGTACGGCTTTGAAACAGGGCATTAACTTTTTGGATACTGCTTTCATCTATGGACCTGAGCATTCAGAACGGTTAATTGGTGAAGTGCTGAAAGAGACGGGTCAGCGCCAAGATACGATCATAGCTACGAAAGCAGCACATAAATTTGTGGATGGCAAGGTAGTTTTTGATAACTCGCCTGCTTTTCTCATAACCTCTGTAGATGAGGCTTTGCAACGCCTTCAGACCGATTATATCGACTTGTTCTATATTCATTTCCCGGACGAACATACACCTAAGGATGAAGCTGTAGGTGCGCTGAAACGTTTGAAGGACGAAGGTAAAATTCGTGCCATCGGAGTTTCCAACTTCTCCATTGATCAGCTGCGTGAGGCGAATCGGGATGGAGATGTGGATGTACTGCAGTCTGAGTATAATTTGTTCAAAAGAGAAGCGGAGAAGGAATTACTGCCATATACGGCAGAGCATAATATTTCTTTTGTACCTTACTTCCCTCTGGCAGCAGGTTTGTTGGGAGGCAAATATAATCGTGATACAACCTTCCAGGATGGCCGGGCCAAGAACCCGTTATTCACCGGGGAAGCCTTTATTCAGAATCTGGACAAGGTGGAACAACTACGCAGCATTGCACAGTCCAAGGATGCTGAGGTCGCACATCTCGTTCTGGCTTGGTACCTGACTCAGCCGTCCATTGATGCGCTCATTCCTGGTGCCAAGAAACCGGAGCAGGTCATCAACAATCTGAAAACACTGGATGTTGAACTTACAGCTGAGGAAATTGCAGTCATTGATCAAATATTTCGTTAA
- a CDS encoding polysaccharide deacetylase family protein: MNLKAARYIGLCTLVFLLGSSSAYAKPVQKNRQYYEERGEIVWEVPTHDKLIALTFDDGPDPVQTPQILALLEQYQAKGTFFVLGKWAEKFPDLIKREQREGHEIANHTYAHTYAVRSTRADKYSHEMNIAEKSIVGAGAHRPTLFRPPGGYYNDMVIQVAKQQGYTIVLWSWHQDTRDWASPGVSAIVNKVLKNARNGDIVLFHDKVEGKSQTVAALKTILPKLQEQGYRFVTVSELLAVKAREAAKDDNSSLPQHP; encoded by the coding sequence ATGAACCTGAAGGCAGCCCGATACATCGGATTGTGTACGCTGGTTTTTTTGCTTGGTAGCAGTTCTGCCTACGCCAAACCTGTACAGAAGAATCGACAGTATTATGAGGAACGGGGAGAGATTGTGTGGGAGGTTCCCACACATGATAAACTCATCGCACTGACCTTTGATGATGGACCTGATCCGGTCCAGACACCGCAGATTTTGGCTTTGCTCGAGCAATATCAGGCCAAAGGCACTTTTTTTGTGCTTGGCAAATGGGCGGAAAAGTTTCCTGATCTGATTAAACGGGAGCAGCGGGAAGGACATGAAATCGCCAATCATACGTATGCACATACGTACGCGGTCAGGTCAACAAGGGCGGATAAGTACAGCCATGAAATGAACATAGCGGAGAAATCCATTGTTGGAGCAGGGGCGCATCGTCCCACGTTGTTTAGACCCCCGGGAGGCTATTACAATGACATGGTCATTCAGGTCGCCAAGCAGCAAGGCTATACGATTGTGCTATGGTCCTGGCATCAGGACACACGTGATTGGGCTTCACCAGGCGTATCAGCCATTGTGAACAAAGTGCTGAAGAACGCACGTAACGGGGATATTGTTCTGTTTCATGACAAGGTGGAGGGCAAGTCCCAAACGGTTGCCGCGTTAAAAACGATTCTGCCTAAATTGCAGGAGCAAGGTTATCGCTTTGTAACCGTATCGGAATTGCTTGCCGTTAAGGCGAGAGAGGCTGCCAAGGATGACAATTCATCCTTACCTCAGCATCCATAG
- a CDS encoding sensor histidine kinase produces the protein MNFIRSLRFKFIVGLTLIMLPLFMLLYYNNVYAMKVVRDQVSLTNMNHLAKSVEQNERVLQETNRYLYSLGERDPDIISLFFLKYGSGDYIIAKQRIMNKFMTDIGFYNLIDSFFLYDAVNDDLLLATSGNYDVKMSIVQESMPVQMQQLEGEIQKPEWSIVRGGTWNALVKTVRINAQFYAGALVDMNALNHPEQFTESGDRGGAVIVGADGEALSDSALNSAQIKLAAAHITGLNKPYQVISEVTSTGSARQYLMLGIPSAMSEMNYIVLLPEEDMMRNLPFFQQIIRLLPIGAAVILITAMIFLRQLLFRPMNVLIRGMRRVSRGELDVRLETPASSELEFVTHSFNQMTSEIQHLKIDVYEEQLRTREAEFKQLQMQINPHFYLNSLNIIHSLASLQKHELVQQMAGHLADYFRFSLRAGKRVIRLDEELEHISHYLEVQKLRFPNKLDFVLDVEPNLGHYVLPPLTIQPFVENAIIHGFQRRTGPFVICITARKSKTLSDPEPTSVLQLSITDNGVGFEQEILERLQQGQYAEDPGGQHIGIWNVIHRLLVKYGEHAGLQFSNQTEGGAAVHIHMPAQTEEEEGRAYAEPVNRG, from the coding sequence ATGAACTTCATCCGTTCACTGCGCTTTAAGTTTATTGTGGGTCTGACATTGATCATGCTGCCACTATTCATGCTGTTATATTACAACAACGTATACGCCATGAAAGTGGTACGTGACCAAGTGTCTCTCACTAATATGAATCATCTTGCAAAAAGTGTGGAGCAGAACGAGCGTGTGCTGCAGGAGACCAATCGTTATTTATACAGTCTGGGCGAGCGAGACCCGGACATTATCTCTCTGTTTTTTCTCAAATACGGCAGCGGCGATTATATTATTGCGAAACAGCGTATTATGAACAAATTCATGACCGATATCGGATTTTATAATCTGATCGATTCATTTTTTCTGTACGATGCTGTAAATGACGATCTGTTACTCGCTACCTCAGGCAATTATGATGTCAAAATGTCGATTGTGCAGGAGAGCATGCCGGTCCAAATGCAGCAGCTGGAGGGGGAGATCCAGAAGCCGGAGTGGAGCATCGTTCGGGGAGGCACATGGAATGCCTTGGTCAAAACGGTGCGGATCAACGCCCAGTTCTATGCGGGGGCACTGGTGGATATGAATGCACTGAATCACCCCGAGCAATTCACGGAATCCGGTGACCGGGGAGGTGCAGTCATCGTGGGGGCAGATGGTGAGGCGCTGTCCGATTCAGCCCTGAACTCGGCACAAATTAAACTGGCCGCAGCCCATATCACGGGATTAAATAAGCCATACCAGGTGATCTCTGAAGTGACCTCCACAGGAAGTGCACGACAGTATCTGATGCTTGGCATTCCTTCAGCCATGTCTGAGATGAATTATATTGTCCTGCTGCCCGAAGAGGACATGATGCGAAACCTGCCATTTTTTCAGCAGATCATTCGCCTGCTTCCAATCGGGGCTGCGGTCATCCTGATCACAGCTATGATTTTTCTCAGACAGCTCCTGTTCCGTCCAATGAATGTGCTCATACGTGGAATGAGGAGGGTTAGCCGAGGAGAACTTGATGTTAGGCTTGAGACGCCGGCTTCATCTGAACTGGAGTTTGTGACGCACAGCTTCAATCAGATGACAAGTGAGATCCAGCATCTGAAGATAGATGTGTATGAGGAGCAATTACGAACGAGAGAAGCAGAGTTTAAACAATTGCAGATGCAGATCAATCCTCATTTTTACCTGAATTCATTGAATATCATTCATAGCCTGGCTTCGTTGCAAAAGCATGAGTTGGTTCAGCAGATGGCGGGTCATCTGGCAGATTATTTCAGGTTCAGCCTGCGTGCAGGCAAACGTGTCATTCGATTGGATGAAGAATTGGAACATATCAGTCATTATCTGGAAGTCCAGAAGCTGCGGTTTCCCAACAAGCTGGATTTCGTTCTGGATGTTGAACCGAATCTTGGGCATTATGTGCTGCCTCCCTTAACGATTCAGCCTTTTGTGGAGAATGCCATTATTCATGGATTTCAGCGGCGCACAGGACCTTTTGTTATTTGCATAACAGCACGGAAGTCGAAAACGTTATCTGATCCTGAACCAACTTCGGTTCTTCAACTTTCGATTACAGATAACGGTGTTGGATTTGAGCAAGAAATACTGGAGCGCCTTCAACAGGGACAATACGCCGAAGATCCGGGTGGACAGCACATTGGCATCTGGAACGTTATCCATCGGCTGCTTGTAAAGTACGGCGAACATGCCGGATTGCAATTCAGCAATCAGACTGAAGGAGGGGCAGCAGTCCATATTCATATGCCCGCCCAGACGGAAGAGGAAGAAGGGAGAGCCTATGCGGAACCTGTTAATCGTGGATGA